The following proteins are co-located in the Haloarcula marismortui ATCC 43049 genome:
- a CDS encoding RAD55 family ATPase, whose amino-acid sequence MAPESTPEAKSISSGVSYIPFGIPGLDGQVRGIPTGSTVLLAGASDAGGDAFTYTSLATLMLAKHRPEMVPNSIARRSEAIPDSVTYITLSHDREHVYSELDAVLDGYQFEALTEHMTVADFSQRFMELLPVPEPLFDARRSDTEIEQPDAEPPEREAPEETFEKLLTDISDRVSDAAETLIVIDSLTDLERATEFGLPQNHEIAFLMGLREAVVNWGTVAFVKLDRPAGDVRSDELIHGLLHGSVYFYSNDKGFETYRTMRVGSFGGALDTERQTVFESLIGPTGFRAKATKKIGPSNW is encoded by the coding sequence CGGTGTGTCGTACATCCCCTTCGGCATCCCCGGGCTGGACGGACAGGTTCGGGGGATTCCAACCGGGAGCACAGTCCTGCTGGCCGGGGCCTCCGACGCGGGGGGCGACGCCTTCACCTACACCAGCCTCGCCACGCTGATGCTTGCGAAACACCGCCCCGAGATGGTCCCAAACAGCATCGCCCGGCGTAGCGAGGCAATTCCGGATTCGGTGACCTATATCACGCTCTCGCACGACCGCGAGCACGTCTACAGCGAACTCGACGCCGTCCTCGACGGCTACCAGTTCGAGGCACTCACGGAGCATATGACCGTCGCGGATTTCTCCCAGCGATTCATGGAGCTGTTGCCCGTCCCCGAGCCGCTGTTCGATGCTCGACGGAGCGACACCGAAATCGAACAGCCCGACGCGGAGCCACCGGAGCGAGAGGCCCCCGAAGAGACGTTCGAAAAGTTGCTTACCGACATCAGCGACCGGGTGAGCGACGCCGCGGAGACGCTCATCGTCATCGACTCGCTGACCGACCTCGAACGAGCGACGGAGTTCGGTCTGCCCCAGAACCACGAAATCGCGTTCCTCATGGGGCTCCGGGAAGCGGTCGTCAACTGGGGGACCGTGGCCTTCGTCAAACTCGACCGGCCCGCGGGCGACGTGCGCTCGGACGAACTCATCCACGGCCTGCTGCACGGCAGCGTCTACTTCTACTCCAACGACAAGGGGTTCGAGACGTACCGGACGATGCGGGTCGGCTCCTTCGGCGGCGCGCTCGACACTGAGCGCCAGACCGTCTTCGAGTCGCTGATCGGTCCCACGGGCTTTCGTGCGAAAGCGACGAAGAAGATCGGGCCATCGAACTGGTAA
- a CDS encoding SPFH domain-containing protein, producing the protein MFPATAPLQGLGGLVGFVTVIFLLIAIALVYSSVVIIRPYQKGAYTVLGTYRGVLDQGIHFIYPFVSDVTRFDMRTQTLDVPRQEAITRDNSPVTADAVVYIKVMDPKKAFLEVDNYERAVSNLAQTTLRAVLGDMELDDTLNKRGEINARIRKELDEPTDEWGVRVESVEVREVNPSKDVQQAMEQQTSAERKRRAMILEAQGERRSAIETAEGDKQSNIIRAQGEKQSQILEAQGDAISTVLRAKSAESMGERAVIDKGMETLAEIGQGESTKFILPQELTSLVGRYGKHLQGSDVKENGHSLEALDFDDETREMLGLDDIEKILGQIDEEAEVDVEAMEEEAQKIKQGQDSGLDNADDVIEEMDAEIDDDPGTTDVAGGPDDTTRTSEVDKDN; encoded by the coding sequence ATGTTCCCCGCGACAGCACCGCTGCAAGGTCTGGGAGGACTCGTCGGTTTCGTTACCGTCATCTTCCTCCTGATCGCCATCGCGCTGGTGTATTCCAGCGTCGTGATCATCCGCCCGTACCAGAAAGGTGCCTACACGGTCCTCGGTACCTATCGCGGCGTCCTCGACCAGGGGATTCATTTCATCTATCCCTTCGTCTCCGACGTGACGCGGTTCGATATGCGTACCCAGACGCTTGACGTGCCGCGGCAGGAGGCTATCACCCGCGACAACTCGCCGGTGACCGCCGACGCCGTCGTCTACATCAAGGTGATGGACCCGAAGAAGGCGTTCCTTGAAGTCGACAACTACGAGCGTGCCGTCTCCAACCTCGCCCAGACGACCCTCCGTGCCGTGCTGGGTGACATGGAACTGGACGACACGCTGAACAAGCGGGGCGAAATCAACGCCCGCATCCGGAAAGAGCTCGACGAACCCACCGACGAGTGGGGTGTCCGCGTCGAGAGCGTCGAGGTCCGCGAGGTCAACCCGTCCAAGGACGTCCAGCAGGCCATGGAGCAACAGACCTCCGCCGAGCGGAAACGCCGTGCCATGATTCTGGAAGCCCAGGGTGAACGGCGCTCCGCCATCGAGACGGCGGAAGGTGACAAGCAATCGAACATCATCCGCGCACAGGGTGAAAAGCAGAGCCAGATTCTGGAAGCCCAGGGTGACGCAATCTCGACCGTCCTGCGTGCGAAATCCGCCGAATCGATGGGTGAACGCGCCGTTATCGACAAAGGAATGGAGACGCTCGCCGAGATCGGGCAGGGCGAGTCGACGAAGTTCATCCTCCCGCAGGAGCTCACCTCGCTGGTGGGCCGCTACGGCAAGCACCTCCAGGGGTCGGACGTCAAGGAGAACGGCCACTCGCTGGAAGCGCTTGACTTCGACGACGAGACCCGCGAAATGCTCGGTCTGGACGACATTGAGAAGATTCTCGGACAGATCGATGAGGAAGCTGAGGTCGATGTCGAGGCGATGGAAGAGGAGGCCCAGAAAATCAAACAGGGGCAGGACAGTGGTCTCGACAACGCTGACGACGTCATCGAAGAGATGGACGCCGAGATAGACGACGACCCGGGCACGACTGACGTGGCCGGCGGTCCGGACGACACGACGCGAACGTCGGAAGTCGACAAGGACAATTAA
- a CDS encoding DUF7123 family protein yields MSATAQTPNSPLSDKQRRILEYLRSNADDQTYFKSRLIGDELGLSAKEVGTNMTAIADGDHDLAVEKWGYSSSTTWMVEA; encoded by the coding sequence ATGAGCGCCACCGCACAAACCCCCAACAGTCCGCTCTCGGACAAGCAGCGACGTATTCTGGAGTATCTCCGTTCCAATGCTGACGACCAGACGTATTTCAAATCGCGACTCATCGGCGACGAACTCGGCCTTTCGGCCAAAGAAGTAGGCACGAACATGACCGCCATCGCCGACGGCGACCACGATCTGGCCGTCGAGAAGTGGGGCTACTCTTCCTCGACGACATGGATGGTCGAGGCCTGA
- a CDS encoding TRAM domain-containing protein → MEISDQLLCLFSADIRDEGDRYVVEVPRREVETGAVDSGSTYRVALISADEETETGEETVSDTPPDQPQPPVEPGETRYVEIEDIGKQGDGIARVERGYVIIVPGAEIDERVKIEVTEVKSNFAVGEIIDDV, encoded by the coding sequence TTGGAAATCTCGGATCAACTGCTGTGTCTGTTCAGTGCCGATATCCGCGACGAGGGGGACCGGTACGTCGTGGAGGTCCCGCGTCGAGAGGTCGAGACCGGCGCAGTCGACTCAGGCAGTACCTATCGCGTTGCGCTCATCTCCGCAGATGAGGAGACAGAGACGGGCGAGGAGACGGTGTCAGACACGCCGCCGGACCAGCCACAGCCGCCGGTCGAACCGGGTGAGACGCGCTACGTCGAGATCGAAGACATCGGGAAGCAGGGTGACGGCATCGCTCGGGTCGAGCGCGGCTACGTCATTATTGTCCCAGGAGCCGAAATCGACGAACGAGTCAAGATCGAAGTCACAGAGGTCAAGTCGAACTTCGCGGTCGGCGAAATCATCGACGACGTGTGA
- a CDS encoding winged helix-turn-helix transcriptional regulator, whose amino-acid sequence MTREGDVDEDKRATLRRFAALGAASPFARFGDSGSESDAPDAIAGYVSAHPGTHFSKLRDDLKLGTGEAQHHLHRLENEAVVTSQKDGDYRRYFPADQFSEFEQVALGYLRRSTARGMLVTLLRRPDVTASELASELDVSRPTVSNYAADLESAGLLSRENGYAVTEPETVLTLLIRYADSFGDDVAALAGEADSLLRYDP is encoded by the coding sequence ATGACACGTGAGGGCGACGTGGACGAGGACAAGCGAGCGACGCTCCGTCGCTTTGCCGCCCTCGGTGCAGCGAGCCCGTTTGCCCGCTTCGGCGACAGCGGGAGCGAGAGCGATGCACCCGATGCCATCGCCGGGTACGTCTCGGCACACCCCGGAACGCACTTCTCGAAGCTTCGTGACGACCTCAAACTCGGGACCGGTGAGGCCCAGCACCACCTCCACCGACTGGAAAACGAGGCCGTTGTCACGTCACAGAAAGACGGCGACTACCGACGGTACTTCCCGGCCGACCAGTTCTCCGAGTTCGAACAGGTGGCGCTTGGTTACCTGCGGCGCTCGACGGCCCGCGGGATGCTCGTCACGCTCCTCCGCCGCCCGGACGTGACGGCGTCGGAACTGGCAAGCGAACTTGATGTTTCACGACCGACAGTGAGCAACTACGCCGCTGACCTGGAGTCAGCCGGGCTCCTGTCAAGAGAAAACGGGTACGCAGTTACTGAGCCAGAGACAGTGCTGACGCTGCTTATTCGGTATGCCGACTCGTTCGGTGACGATGTTGCCGCGCTGGCCGGCGAGGCCGATTCGCTGCTGCGATACGACCCGTGA
- a CDS encoding YqaA family protein translates to MDLVVPTASFIAFLGDCTTAGTPLSPLEEGVCTATGPTGLGIIAVYSFLIAFILPLPSEVVLVPAETLRLGLSTNGNLVAIILVSGLGKAFGSLVAFHIGQEAKEYGPLVRWIKRSRFNLIEWSERKTVQLARKYGYVGLALALCVPFFPDTISIYAFTVLERDYYRFGAATFFGSAGRLVVTLGLAGGTLALL, encoded by the coding sequence GTGGACTTGGTAGTACCGACCGCATCGTTCATTGCCTTCCTCGGCGACTGTACAACCGCCGGCACACCACTGTCACCACTGGAAGAGGGGGTCTGTACGGCCACCGGTCCCACCGGGCTGGGTATTATCGCGGTGTACTCGTTTTTGATCGCGTTTATTCTCCCGCTCCCGAGCGAAGTCGTACTGGTTCCGGCCGAAACCCTTCGACTCGGGCTATCAACGAACGGAAATCTGGTGGCGATTATCCTCGTCAGTGGTCTCGGGAAGGCGTTCGGCAGTCTCGTTGCCTTCCATATCGGTCAGGAGGCAAAGGAGTACGGCCCACTCGTGCGCTGGATCAAGCGCTCACGGTTCAATCTCATCGAGTGGTCTGAAAGAAAGACGGTACAGCTTGCACGGAAGTACGGCTACGTTGGACTGGCGCTTGCGCTCTGTGTGCCCTTCTTCCCCGACACCATCTCTATTTACGCGTTTACCGTTCTCGAACGCGACTACTATCGGTTCGGCGCAGCGACGTTCTTCGGCAGTGCCGGGCGGCTTGTCGTGACACTCGGGCTTGCCGGTGGCACGCTGGCATTGCTGTAA
- a CDS encoding DUF7312 domain-containing protein, whose product MDDDGAAQDDAAATGNTFTEEYELATDADVIQVEDDPDGDAADEEGAVAGSFAPDLEVTPDAPKPENVIFVALGVCIAILALGRMFLGAEMYTPSTLGGVVLSVALGTAVLYGFFVRTSDV is encoded by the coding sequence ATGGATGACGACGGGGCCGCACAGGACGATGCGGCCGCTACGGGTAATACGTTCACTGAGGAGTACGAACTGGCGACGGACGCCGACGTGATTCAGGTCGAAGACGACCCCGACGGTGACGCCGCCGACGAGGAGGGCGCAGTCGCCGGCTCCTTTGCTCCGGATCTTGAGGTGACACCCGACGCGCCAAAGCCCGAAAATGTGATTTTCGTTGCGCTGGGAGTCTGCATCGCGATTCTCGCGCTCGGGCGGATGTTCCTTGGGGCGGAGATGTACACGCCGTCTACACTCGGCGGCGTGGTCCTGTCCGTTGCGCTCGGCACCGCAGTTCTGTACGGGTTCTTCGTCCGGACGAGCGACGTGTGA
- the mfnA gene encoding tyrosine decarboxylase MfnA: protein MLQRAEPQDFERVLSSMCTVPHPSAREAAERFLATNPGDPGTYETIAGLEREAVEYLGDITGLSDPAGYVASGGTEANLQAIRIARNRADTDDPNVVAPVHAHFSFTKAADVLGVELRTAPAADYRVNMAAMAELVDEDTVCVVGVAGSTEYGYVDPIPAIADLAETVDALCHVDAAWGGFYLPFTDHDWHFGHADIDTMTIDPHKVGQAAVPAGGLLARDRTLLDELAVETPYLESTDQLTLTGTRSGAGVASAVAAMESLWPAGYRQQYETSMANADWLADQLSARGHDVVGPELPLVAADLSMPMTDELRDRGWRVSKTGAGEMRVVCMPHVTRSMLRSFVADLDWY from the coding sequence ATGCTTCAGCGGGCAGAGCCACAGGATTTCGAGCGCGTCCTCTCGTCGATGTGTACCGTGCCGCATCCATCGGCACGCGAAGCGGCAGAACGCTTCCTCGCGACGAACCCCGGAGACCCGGGCACGTACGAGACCATCGCCGGTCTGGAACGTGAGGCCGTCGAGTATCTCGGCGACATCACCGGGCTCTCGGACCCCGCGGGCTACGTCGCCTCGGGCGGGACGGAGGCTAATTTACAGGCGATACGCATCGCTCGGAACCGCGCCGACACGGACGACCCGAACGTGGTTGCGCCCGTTCACGCGCATTTCTCCTTTACCAAGGCCGCCGACGTGCTTGGCGTGGAACTCCGGACCGCGCCGGCGGCGGATTACCGCGTCAACATGGCGGCGATGGCGGAACTCGTCGACGAGGACACGGTGTGTGTCGTCGGCGTCGCTGGTTCGACCGAGTACGGCTACGTCGACCCGATTCCGGCCATCGCCGACCTCGCCGAGACGGTCGATGCCCTCTGCCACGTCGACGCCGCGTGGGGCGGCTTCTACCTCCCGTTCACCGACCACGACTGGCACTTCGGCCACGCGGACATCGACACGATGACCATTGACCCCCACAAGGTCGGGCAGGCGGCGGTTCCTGCCGGCGGACTACTCGCTCGTGACCGCACGCTGCTCGATGAGCTCGCTGTCGAAACGCCGTATCTGGAATCGACGGACCAGCTTACGCTGACAGGCACGCGGTCGGGTGCCGGCGTGGCCTCGGCTGTCGCGGCGATGGAGTCGCTGTGGCCGGCGGGCTACAGACAGCAGTACGAAACGTCAATGGCCAACGCCGACTGGCTGGCCGACCAGCTATCTGCGCGGGGCCACGACGTTGTTGGCCCGGAACTCCCCCTCGTTGCGGCTGACCTCTCGATGCCAATGACAGACGAACTCAGGGACCGCGGCTGGCGAGTCTCAAAGACCGGTGCCGGCGAGATGCGCGTCGTGTGTATGCCCCACGTCACGCGGTCGATGCTACGGTCGTTCGTCGCGGATCTCGACTGGTACTGA
- a CDS encoding ATP-binding response regulator translates to MGEAGSAIRVLHVDDDRQYAETTAAFLKRERVAFDIEIATSARKGLRLLETAAVDCIVSDYEMPGQNGIDFLESVREDYPDLPFILYTGRGSEAVASDAISAGVTDYLQKAPDTSHYALLSNRIVNAVKQYRSQRALEASKDRLSLFIDQSPLGFVEYNQDFEIVRVNETLTEIFGYTETELLGETWETFVSSESYDDVDAVTSALSEASGGYHSVNENVRKDGERIVVEWHNRLVTDDSGDVVTIFSHCQDVTERIEHEQNLAQLRDFFAEAEELGALGAWEYDESGMSTWTAGTRRIHEVDDDFDPTVEDGLSFYHPEDRETVSDAVDAALNDGDPYDLEVRLITARGNHRWVRTRGKRVEGAEKPTVRGFIQDITEQKERERRLRVQNERLDSFASVVSHDLQGPLTVAQGHLELAQQDVANDHLDSIDAAHERMQTLIDDILTLAREGREATTTEPVNLRTAATACWETMETESAALETDTDSVVLADPGRLQRLFSNLFRNCVAHGSESSPSQVQQDSMEHGQMGQPGQSGEAVENGGGVTVTLGDIDDASGFYVADDGPGIPEDERNTVFEAGYSTASEGTGFGLAIVADIAAVHGWDVSVTDSESGGARFEITGVDKEM, encoded by the coding sequence ATGGGCGAGGCTGGTTCCGCCATCCGGGTGCTTCACGTCGACGACGACCGGCAGTACGCAGAGACGACAGCGGCGTTCCTCAAGCGAGAGCGGGTTGCGTTCGATATCGAGATCGCAACGAGTGCCCGAAAGGGCTTGCGTCTGCTTGAAACGGCAGCAGTCGACTGTATCGTTTCTGACTACGAAATGCCCGGCCAGAACGGTATCGACTTCCTCGAATCTGTCCGCGAAGACTATCCTGACCTCCCGTTTATCCTGTACACAGGCCGTGGTAGCGAAGCTGTCGCCAGTGATGCTATCTCCGCAGGTGTCACTGACTATCTACAGAAAGCGCCCGACACCAGCCACTACGCCCTTCTTTCGAACCGAATCGTCAACGCCGTCAAACAGTACCGGTCACAGCGCGCCCTCGAAGCGAGTAAAGACCGGCTCTCGCTGTTTATCGACCAGTCGCCGCTCGGGTTCGTCGAATATAATCAGGACTTCGAGATCGTCCGCGTCAACGAAACTCTCACAGAGATATTCGGCTACACCGAAACGGAACTGCTCGGGGAAACGTGGGAGACATTCGTGAGCTCGGAGAGCTACGACGATGTCGATGCGGTTACGTCCGCTCTCAGCGAGGCCAGTGGCGGCTACCACAGCGTCAATGAGAACGTCCGGAAAGACGGCGAGCGCATCGTGGTCGAGTGGCACAACCGCCTCGTTACCGACGATTCGGGCGATGTTGTCACCATCTTCTCACACTGTCAGGACGTTACGGAGCGCATTGAGCACGAACAGAACCTTGCCCAGTTACGGGATTTCTTCGCCGAGGCGGAGGAACTCGGCGCCCTCGGCGCTTGGGAGTACGACGAGAGCGGAATGTCGACCTGGACAGCGGGTACCCGCCGCATCCACGAGGTCGACGACGACTTTGACCCGACAGTCGAGGACGGGCTGTCGTTCTACCATCCAGAGGACAGAGAGACAGTTTCGGACGCCGTCGACGCGGCCCTCAATGATGGAGATCCGTACGACCTCGAGGTCAGGCTCATCACCGCCAGAGGAAACCACCGGTGGGTCCGGACCCGCGGCAAACGCGTCGAGGGCGCGGAGAAGCCGACCGTTCGGGGGTTCATTCAGGACATCACCGAACAGAAGGAGCGTGAACGCAGGCTCCGCGTTCAGAACGAGCGGCTGGACTCCTTCGCCAGTGTCGTCAGCCACGACCTGCAGGGACCACTGACAGTCGCACAGGGGCACCTGGAACTGGCCCAGCAGGACGTGGCCAACGACCACCTCGACAGTATCGATGCCGCTCACGAGCGGATGCAGACGCTCATTGACGATATCCTGACGCTGGCACGAGAGGGACGCGAGGCAACGACTACCGAGCCCGTCAACCTACGGACCGCCGCGACTGCGTGCTGGGAGACTATGGAGACGGAGAGTGCGGCTCTAGAGACTGATACCGACAGCGTCGTTCTTGCTGACCCCGGCCGGTTGCAGCGCCTGTTTTCGAACCTGTTTCGGAACTGCGTGGCACACGGGTCAGAATCTTCGCCCTCTCAGGTGCAGCAAGACAGCATGGAGCATGGCCAGATGGGGCAGCCGGGACAGTCCGGCGAGGCTGTCGAGAACGGTGGCGGGGTAACGGTCACTCTCGGAGATATCGACGACGCAAGCGGCTTCTACGTCGCTGATGACGGTCCCGGCATCCCCGAAGACGAACGAAACACAGTGTTCGAAGCGGGCTACTCGACCGCATCTGAAGGCACCGGCTTCGGCCTCGCAATCGTGGCCGATATCGCCGCCGTCCACGGCTGGGATGTCAGTGTGACCGACAGCGAATCGGGTGGTGCCAGGTTTGAAATCACCGGTGTCGACAAAGAAATGTAA
- the metG gene encoding methionine--tRNA ligase produces the protein MSNDEFPTDQPAVVTCGLPYANGDLHVGHLRTYVDGDALSRALRRIGQQTAFVSGSDMHGTPVAVNAAEEGVAPREFALDFHETYAETFPQFNIEFDNYGHTDDETNVELTQEFVRSWVENDHVHEKEIEVAWDTEEDQPLPDRYVEGTCPYCGEQARGDECDEGCQRHLEPGEIEAPVSTLTGNPAEYRTREHKFLRLADFQEYLQGFLDRLEGTDNAQNQPREWIEGELQDLCITRDMDWGVDYPEDVDGGDELVLYVWVDAPIEYVASTKQYTERVGDDEYDWEAVWKIDSEERHGTEWDDEWADDSGEIIHVIGRDIIQHHAVFWPAMLRGAGYNEPRSILATGFVGIDGNALSTSRNRAVWADEYLDAGFHPDLFRYYIATGAQIDTDVDFSWDRFQERVNGELVGNVGNFIYRSLLFAERNYDGTPDAAVSDDVRGRIEDAIADFEAAVREYDIRELAEIAIELSNYGNEYIQRNEPWNLVDDDPEEAEQVIRDCVQLTKAVAVLMQPVLPGKAERLWGQLGEQGSVADVTLDSALEAPPAEFGEPAELFEQVEDDHIEALNEELQERVEEASEASAEASNEGGEAAGDEVDDGDVDTADLQPLVEDRISFEDFEGVDMRVGEIRSAEPVEGADKLLRLEVDIGHEVRQVVAGLRQLHDAEKLPGTRVILLANMEKAELFGIESNGMVLAAGDEADLLTTHEDAPLGTRIK, from the coding sequence ATGAGCAACGACGAGTTTCCGACGGACCAGCCGGCGGTCGTGACCTGTGGGTTGCCTTACGCGAACGGTGACTTGCACGTCGGCCACCTCCGGACGTACGTCGACGGGGACGCGCTGTCGCGCGCCCTCCGACGAATCGGCCAGCAGACGGCGTTCGTTTCGGGGTCGGACATGCACGGCACGCCAGTCGCGGTCAACGCCGCCGAAGAGGGCGTCGCACCGCGGGAGTTCGCACTCGACTTCCACGAAACCTACGCCGAGACGTTCCCGCAGTTCAACATCGAATTCGACAACTACGGGCATACCGACGACGAGACCAACGTCGAACTCACCCAGGAGTTCGTCCGCTCGTGGGTCGAAAACGACCACGTCCACGAGAAGGAGATCGAGGTCGCCTGGGACACCGAGGAGGACCAGCCCCTCCCCGACCGCTACGTCGAAGGGACCTGTCCCTACTGCGGGGAACAGGCCCGCGGCGACGAGTGCGACGAGGGGTGTCAACGCCACCTCGAACCCGGCGAAATCGAGGCCCCGGTGTCGACGCTGACCGGGAACCCCGCGGAGTACCGCACCCGCGAACACAAGTTCCTCCGGCTTGCTGACTTCCAGGAGTACCTTCAGGGCTTCCTTGACCGTCTAGAAGGGACCGACAACGCCCAGAATCAGCCCCGCGAGTGGATCGAGGGCGAACTGCAGGACCTCTGTATCACGCGGGACATGGACTGGGGCGTGGACTATCCCGAAGACGTTGACGGCGGCGACGAGCTGGTGCTGTACGTCTGGGTCGACGCGCCAATCGAGTACGTCGCCTCGACGAAACAGTACACCGAGCGCGTCGGTGACGACGAGTACGACTGGGAAGCGGTCTGGAAGATCGACAGTGAGGAGCGCCACGGCACCGAGTGGGACGACGAGTGGGCCGACGACAGCGGCGAGATAATCCACGTCATCGGCCGGGATATCATCCAGCACCACGCGGTGTTCTGGCCCGCGATGCTTCGCGGCGCGGGGTACAACGAGCCCCGGTCGATTCTGGCCACCGGGTTCGTCGGCATCGACGGCAACGCGCTGTCGACCTCGCGTAACCGCGCCGTCTGGGCCGACGAGTACCTCGACGCCGGGTTCCATCCCGACCTGTTCCGGTACTACATCGCCACCGGCGCACAGATCGACACCGACGTGGACTTCTCGTGGGACCGCTTCCAGGAGCGGGTCAACGGCGAACTCGTCGGTAACGTCGGGAACTTCATCTACCGCTCGCTGCTGTTCGCCGAGCGCAACTACGACGGGACGCCCGACGCTGCCGTCAGCGACGACGTGCGCGGGCGAATCGAGGACGCGATTGCGGACTTCGAGGCAGCCGTCCGAGAGTACGACATCCGCGAACTGGCCGAAATCGCTATCGAGCTTTCGAACTACGGCAACGAGTACATCCAGCGCAACGAGCCGTGGAACCTCGTCGACGACGACCCCGAGGAAGCCGAGCAGGTCATCCGTGACTGCGTTCAGTTGACCAAGGCCGTTGCGGTGCTCATGCAGCCCGTCCTGCCGGGCAAGGCCGAGCGCCTCTGGGGCCAGCTCGGCGAACAGGGCTCCGTCGCTGACGTGACCCTCGACAGCGCGCTCGAAGCGCCGCCGGCCGAGTTCGGCGAGCCCGCGGAGCTATTCGAACAGGTCGAAGACGACCACATCGAGGCGCTGAACGAGGAACTGCAGGAACGGGTCGAGGAGGCCAGCGAGGCTTCGGCAGAAGCCTCGAATGAAGGCGGCGAAGCCGCCGGAGACGAAGTGGACGACGGCGACGTGGACACCGCCGACCTCCAGCCACTCGTCGAGGACCGCATCAGCTTCGAGGACTTCGAGGGCGTCGACATGCGCGTCGGCGAGATTCGCAGCGCCGAGCCGGTCGAGGGCGCGGACAAGCTCCTGCGCCTGGAAGTCGATATCGGCCACGAGGTCCGACAGGTCGTCGCCGGCCTGCGACAGCTCCACGACGCCGAGAAGCTTCCCGGAACGCGCGTTATCCTCCTTGCAAACATGGAGAAAGCCGAGCTGTTCGGCATCGAATCCAACGGGATGGTGCTGGCCGCCGGCGACGAGGCGGACCTGCTGACGACCCACGAGGACGCTCCGCTGGGGACGCGAATCAAGTAA
- a CDS encoding NfeD family protein, whose translation MVNPLATVAPLQAEPLLGMSLSILLFLAGAGLIVGEALAPGTHFFVLGVALLTAGLVGLFIPASLGILAPLILTVVVLATTAVTLWGYRKLDFAAPGRGQTLSSDSLTGQFGTVTERVTRSDGEVKLEDGGFNPYYQARSSGDPIEEGAEVIVIDPGGGNVLEVEAVESGADEIDRALERDRNRSDADTEPERESERA comes from the coding sequence ATGGTAAACCCGCTGGCGACGGTTGCCCCACTGCAGGCCGAACCACTGTTAGGTATGTCGCTCTCCATCCTGCTGTTTCTGGCCGGCGCGGGCCTCATCGTGGGCGAAGCGCTCGCTCCCGGGACCCACTTTTTCGTGCTCGGCGTGGCCCTGCTGACGGCGGGGCTAGTCGGGCTGTTCATCCCTGCAAGCCTGGGTATCCTCGCGCCACTCATCCTTACTGTCGTCGTGCTTGCAACGACAGCGGTCACGCTCTGGGGATATCGAAAGCTCGATTTCGCTGCGCCGGGCCGCGGCCAGACGCTCAGTTCTGACTCGCTTACGGGCCAGTTCGGAACCGTTACCGAGCGCGTGACCCGGAGCGACGGCGAGGTCAAACTGGAAGACGGCGGGTTCAATCCGTACTATCAGGCTCGCAGTTCCGGCGACCCCATCGAAGAGGGAGCGGAGGTCATCGTCATCGACCCCGGCGGTGGGAACGTTCTGGAAGTCGAAGCGGTTGAGTCGGGTGCTGATGAAATCGACCGCGCGCTCGAACGTGACCGAAACCGGAGCGATGCGGACACTGAACCAGAACGAGAGTCCGAGCGGGCGTAG